The following proteins are co-located in the Paraburkholderia phytofirmans PsJN genome:
- a CDS encoding MarR family winged helix-turn-helix transcriptional regulator: MKDAKAGLEQFLTYRLHVLNKLAERGISERYQSKLGVTLPEARVIASVGSFGPFSIMELARHANLDKSQASRAAEALIKQGLVKREASAEDGRVVLVSLTPEGRALYRKVMPIARKWNGDMFDCLDEQEKLAFGQALDKIIGTMTAPEE; this comes from the coding sequence ATGAAGGACGCCAAAGCCGGGCTCGAACAATTCCTCACGTACCGTCTGCATGTCCTCAACAAACTCGCCGAACGCGGCATCAGCGAACGCTATCAGAGCAAGCTCGGCGTGACCTTGCCTGAAGCGCGCGTGATTGCGTCGGTGGGATCGTTCGGACCGTTCTCGATCATGGAACTGGCAAGACATGCCAATCTCGACAAAAGCCAGGCAAGCCGCGCCGCCGAAGCGTTGATCAAGCAAGGACTCGTGAAACGCGAGGCGAGCGCCGAAGACGGCCGCGTCGTGCTGGTGTCGCTAACGCCCGAAGGCCGCGCGCTGTATCGGAAAGTCATGCCGATCGCGCGCAAATGGAACGGCGACATGTTCGACTGTCTGGACGAGCAGGAAAAGCTTGCATTCGGTCAGGCGCTCGACAAGATCATCGGCACAATGACGGCGCCCGAGGAATGA
- a CDS encoding DUF2339 domain-containing protein yields MSVILTVLGAVVGMLTALSNDFSIGLGALLGAVAGFAFSRLLRKKSADTAAGSAATAATTATTATTSGSNPQGELAARVERLEREVVALRGEIRQLRAGAGEGAPDANAQTADTAAFRRSPSDAASSPYAIPPGNERTVRPQPEVPAMPLAAARSSASAEAMVPAAASAEGATGARGATGVSSVPVPPGMSGATQVAPTAQSLSTSASAPQPPAPPSPPAPPRGPGLAERLFKAGRDWLLGGNTVVRVGIIVLFFGIAFLLKYAADNSLLPIEFRLAGVALAATALIVLGWRIGERRGAYGLVLQGGGVGALYLTVFAATRLYHLLPAGAALPLMVAICALSAFLAVRQNASSLAFIGSAGGFLAPILLSTGGGSHVVLFSYYALLNAGIFAIAWFKAWRPLNLLGFVFTFSIDAAWGATAYRPELLASTEPFLILFFLMYVGIALLYAVRREIALKHYVDGTLVFGTPLVAIGLQAALMKNTEFGLAWSAVALAAFYLAIAGWLARRRERLGMMFEAMLALAVIFATLAVPLAFTGPTTSATWAIEGAAISWLAVRQRRLSAFGFGLLLQLAAAGAYAVGTIAQTHDANVWPVLNGAYIASVLIALAGVFTGWRLHGRSEAGEWHLWMPQIGLVASVWGLLWWTLGGLYEIHAYTSAHPGVEHARFDTAAVALFAVLTAWLAHGARRTLRWPLAEWPALALVPVLALLTAQLFTLGMAPVSGYGWLVGALAAFSAYGLLWRQQRDVSDIVLAPLHTLMFWTAGALAALEGYWGLRAYVPEGAWSWSAWAYGFGVLLLLLAGAGHRLRWPVARFMRAYQVWAAAPLAVLLWAWSIASVTSDGSAAPLMWLPILNPLDVAQILAVVACAVWLHRLRALGVQWHPRAFDYLVLATLFLWFNALLLRTLHHHFHAAYDVGAVLASFGLQQVFLVGWSAFAFAGLWLARRDSIVRLCAIASTPLVLVMWIWTFFANLTQDGGAWARLPLLNPLDLVQAVVFALAAFWLVRIHWLGVPIGEYRMPLQVAAGATGFVWLNAMLLRTLHHWTGVPYAFETMSHSMLVQASISVFWTVCALAMMIWATRRASRMVWFIGGALLAATVVKLFLFDLSHMTGIERIVSFIGIGLMLLLIGYFSPLPPKSLVVESKQ; encoded by the coding sequence ATGAGCGTGATATTGACCGTCCTCGGCGCGGTGGTCGGCATGCTGACTGCCTTGTCGAACGATTTCTCGATCGGCCTCGGCGCATTGCTGGGTGCCGTGGCTGGTTTTGCGTTTTCGCGTCTTCTGCGAAAGAAGTCTGCGGATACTGCGGCGGGATCCGCGGCCACAGCGGCCACCACGGCCACCACGGCCACCACTTCTGGCTCGAATCCTCAGGGCGAACTGGCGGCGCGCGTCGAGCGGCTCGAGCGGGAAGTCGTCGCATTGCGCGGCGAGATTCGTCAGTTGCGAGCGGGAGCCGGCGAGGGCGCTCCTGATGCTAATGCGCAGACTGCTGACACTGCGGCGTTCAGGCGGTCGCCGTCGGATGCAGCGTCGAGTCCTTACGCGATCCCGCCTGGCAATGAGCGGACAGTACGTCCGCAGCCTGAGGTGCCGGCGATGCCACTCGCTGCCGCGCGCTCATCGGCAAGCGCCGAAGCGATGGTGCCGGCTGCTGCGAGCGCGGAAGGCGCAACGGGCGCTCGTGGTGCAACAGGCGTGTCGAGCGTACCCGTCCCGCCCGGCATGTCTGGCGCCACTCAAGTCGCTCCGACCGCACAGTCTCTTTCCACGTCAGCGTCGGCGCCGCAGCCTCCCGCTCCACCTTCACCACCCGCACCTCCACGCGGCCCTGGTCTCGCCGAGCGCCTCTTCAAAGCTGGCCGCGACTGGCTTTTGGGCGGCAACACGGTCGTGCGGGTCGGCATCATCGTGCTGTTTTTCGGCATCGCCTTCCTGCTCAAATACGCTGCGGACAACAGTCTGCTGCCGATCGAATTCCGCCTCGCCGGCGTGGCGCTCGCCGCGACCGCCCTGATCGTGCTCGGCTGGCGCATCGGCGAGCGACGCGGCGCCTATGGGCTGGTGCTGCAAGGCGGCGGCGTCGGCGCGCTGTATCTGACCGTCTTCGCGGCCACGCGGCTCTACCACCTGCTACCCGCGGGCGCAGCCTTGCCGCTGATGGTCGCGATCTGCGCGCTCAGTGCATTTCTTGCGGTCCGGCAGAACGCTTCGTCGCTGGCCTTCATAGGCAGCGCGGGCGGTTTTCTCGCGCCCATTTTGCTGTCGACGGGCGGCGGCAGTCACGTCGTGCTGTTCAGCTACTACGCGCTGCTCAACGCCGGCATCTTCGCGATCGCGTGGTTCAAGGCGTGGCGCCCGCTGAATCTGCTCGGCTTCGTATTCACGTTTTCGATCGACGCCGCGTGGGGCGCGACGGCCTACCGCCCCGAGTTGCTCGCCAGCACGGAGCCGTTCCTGATTCTGTTTTTCCTGATGTACGTCGGCATCGCGCTGCTCTACGCGGTGCGGCGCGAAATCGCCCTCAAGCATTACGTCGACGGCACGCTGGTGTTCGGCACGCCGCTGGTGGCGATCGGCCTGCAAGCCGCGTTGATGAAGAACACCGAGTTCGGCCTGGCGTGGAGCGCGGTGGCGCTCGCCGCGTTCTATCTGGCGATCGCGGGCTGGCTCGCGCGACGCCGCGAGCGCCTCGGCATGATGTTCGAGGCCATGCTCGCGCTGGCGGTGATCTTTGCCACGCTCGCCGTGCCGCTCGCGTTCACCGGGCCGACCACCAGCGCGACCTGGGCCATCGAAGGCGCAGCGATCAGCTGGCTCGCGGTGCGTCAGCGGCGCCTGAGCGCGTTCGGTTTCGGCCTGCTGCTGCAACTGGCCGCGGCGGGCGCCTACGCGGTCGGCACGATCGCGCAGACTCACGACGCGAACGTCTGGCCGGTCCTGAACGGCGCTTACATCGCGTCGGTGTTGATCGCGCTCGCGGGTGTCTTCACGGGGTGGCGTTTGCACGGCCGCAGCGAAGCAGGCGAATGGCATCTGTGGATGCCGCAGATCGGCCTCGTTGCCAGCGTGTGGGGTTTGTTGTGGTGGACATTGGGCGGCCTGTACGAAATCCATGCGTACACGAGCGCTCATCCTGGCGTGGAACACGCCCGTTTCGATACGGCTGCCGTCGCGCTCTTCGCGGTGCTGACAGCGTGGCTCGCGCACGGCGCGCGCCGCACGCTGCGCTGGCCGCTTGCCGAATGGCCGGCGCTGGCGCTCGTGCCGGTTCTCGCGTTGCTTACCGCGCAGCTCTTCACGTTGGGCATGGCGCCGGTGAGCGGCTACGGCTGGCTGGTTGGCGCACTCGCTGCCTTCTCGGCGTATGGATTGTTGTGGCGCCAGCAGCGTGACGTCAGCGATATCGTGCTCGCGCCGCTGCATACGCTGATGTTCTGGACGGCCGGCGCGCTTGCCGCGCTCGAGGGCTACTGGGGTTTGCGGGCTTACGTGCCCGAAGGCGCATGGAGTTGGAGCGCGTGGGCGTATGGCTTCGGTGTGCTGCTGCTGTTGCTGGCGGGCGCCGGGCATCGTCTGCGCTGGCCGGTCGCGCGCTTCATGCGGGCGTATCAGGTGTGGGCCGCCGCGCCGCTCGCTGTGCTGCTGTGGGCGTGGAGTATCGCGAGCGTGACGAGCGACGGCAGCGCCGCGCCGCTCATGTGGCTGCCGATCCTCAATCCGCTCGACGTCGCGCAGATTCTCGCGGTCGTCGCTTGTGCGGTATGGCTGCACAGACTGCGCGCGTTGGGCGTGCAATGGCATCCGCGCGCCTTCGATTATCTGGTGCTCGCCACGCTGTTTCTCTGGTTCAACGCGCTGCTGTTGCGCACGCTGCATCATCATTTTCACGCGGCGTACGATGTCGGTGCGGTGCTCGCCTCGTTCGGCCTGCAGCAGGTGTTTCTGGTCGGCTGGAGCGCGTTTGCTTTTGCCGGGTTGTGGCTCGCGCGCCGCGACAGTATCGTGCGGCTGTGCGCGATCGCGTCGACGCCGCTCGTGCTGGTGATGTGGATATGGACGTTCTTCGCGAACCTGACGCAGGACGGCGGCGCATGGGCGCGTCTGCCGTTGCTCAATCCGCTCGACCTGGTGCAGGCAGTGGTGTTCGCGCTGGCGGCGTTCTGGCTCGTGCGGATTCACTGGCTCGGCGTGCCGATCGGCGAATATCGCATGCCTTTGCAGGTGGCGGCCGGCGCGACCGGATTCGTCTGGCTGAACGCGATGCTGCTGCGTACGCTGCATCATTGGACCGGCGTGCCATATGCGTTCGAGACCATGTCACACTCGATGCTCGTACAGGCGTCAATATCGGTATTCTGGACGGTGTGTGCGCTGGCCATGATGATCTGGGCGACGCGCCGGGCGAGCCGGATGGTCTGGTTCATCGGCGGCGCGCTGCTGGCGGCGACCGTAGTCAAGCTGTTCCTGTTCGACCTGTCTCACATGACGGGAATCGAGCGGATCGTTTCGTTTATCGGCATCGGTTTGATGTTGTTGCTGATCGGCTACTTCTCACCGTTACCGCCTAAGTCTCTGGTCGTGGAATCCAAGCAATGA
- a CDS encoding DUF3999 domain-containing protein — MKHVFILTGWCFAITAMWASAPATAADDFAQHFALQLEEGAAYYSVTLPAAVYAASQRHDLGDVRIFNGTGEPVPYSLDAPREPPRTPPTLRPVRWFPLPPTAASSTSAPLGVTIASDGSLRATSAPPARAQHDTDLIDLGRASRASRVTALLVHLRDDNYQGRVTVESSDDLRHWQPAGDAQLLKVSYNGSTLSQDRIELDGNRARYLRLRWLDGAPYVESLDMEIQALAADAAQRAERAWREGIVAHAGPKPGEYFFSTSGPYPVDRLRLNLPQPNTVAPAVVYSRTGLDTPWREVAGATLFRLHNGEVEQSNPSLELTPDTDRQWRVVVDTRNGGLGSGTLTVAAGWRPAILTFVARGTAPFTLAVGSATTVSSAVSRDDLLMGASAVPATARLGDALSAEQAARAQSARDPDAMRRYLLWAALLLAVGSLAAIAWRLARGARVPAGGGPAGMSGASSGSGAGGASAESSAADASGVSGVAGSSEGTGVTGTSAESDRTGPAANVSTAAPATGDTNGQGEGKR, encoded by the coding sequence ATGAAGCATGTCTTTATATTGACCGGCTGGTGTTTCGCGATCACGGCGATGTGGGCGTCCGCGCCCGCCACCGCGGCCGACGATTTCGCTCAGCATTTCGCGCTGCAACTCGAAGAAGGCGCCGCGTACTACAGCGTGACGCTGCCGGCCGCCGTCTACGCGGCGAGCCAGCGTCACGATCTCGGCGACGTGCGGATCTTCAACGGCACGGGCGAACCCGTTCCGTATTCGCTCGATGCGCCGCGCGAGCCGCCGCGCACGCCGCCCACGCTGCGTCCGGTGCGCTGGTTTCCGTTGCCGCCCACGGCCGCCAGCAGTACCTCCGCACCGCTGGGCGTGACAATCGCCAGCGATGGTTCGCTGCGCGCGACCTCTGCGCCGCCGGCCCGCGCGCAACACGATACGGACCTGATCGACCTCGGGCGCGCGTCGCGTGCAAGCCGCGTGACCGCCTTGCTCGTGCACCTGCGCGACGACAATTACCAGGGGCGCGTGACGGTCGAATCGAGCGACGATTTGCGTCACTGGCAACCCGCCGGCGATGCGCAACTGCTCAAGGTCAGCTACAACGGCAGCACGCTGAGTCAGGACCGGATCGAACTGGACGGCAATCGCGCGCGTTACCTGCGCTTGCGCTGGCTCGACGGCGCGCCGTATGTCGAGTCGCTGGACATGGAGATCCAGGCGCTTGCCGCCGACGCGGCGCAGCGCGCGGAGCGGGCATGGCGCGAAGGCATCGTCGCGCACGCGGGACCGAAACCCGGCGAGTATTTTTTTAGCACCAGCGGCCCGTATCCCGTCGACCGGTTGCGCCTGAACCTGCCTCAACCGAACACCGTCGCGCCTGCGGTCGTCTATTCGCGCACGGGGCTCGATACGCCATGGCGCGAAGTGGCGGGCGCGACATTATTCCGTTTGCATAACGGCGAGGTGGAGCAAAGCAACCCTTCGCTCGAATTGACGCCCGACACGGATCGTCAGTGGCGTGTGGTGGTCGACACGCGAAACGGCGGACTCGGCAGCGGGACGCTGACCGTCGCCGCGGGCTGGCGTCCGGCGATTCTGACGTTCGTCGCGCGTGGCACGGCGCCGTTCACGCTGGCGGTGGGTAGCGCGACGACGGTGTCGTCGGCGGTGAGCCGCGACGATCTGTTGATGGGCGCCTCGGCGGTCCCCGCGACGGCGCGCCTGGGTGATGCGCTGTCAGCCGAGCAGGCCGCGAGGGCGCAGTCCGCGAGGGATCCGGACGCGATGCGCCGCTATTTGCTATGGGCGGCGTTGCTGCTGGCCGTGGGCTCGCTTGCAGCGATTGCGTGGCGGCTTGCGCGCGGTGCGCGAGTGCCGGCGGGCGGTGGGCCGGCGGGTATGTCGGGAGCGTCGTCGGGATCTGGCGCAGGGGGAGCGTCGGCGGAGAGTAGCGCAGCAGACGCGTCGGGGGTATCCGGCGTGGCGGGTAGTTCGGAGGGAACTGGCGTAACCGGTACGTCGGCGGAATCCGACCGAACGGGCCCGGCAGCTAATGTTTCTACGGCCGCTCCCGCCACCGGCGACACCAACGGACAGGGCGAAGGCAAGCGCTGA
- a CDS encoding glycerate kinase, translating to MPNSPSSPVVVIAPDSFKGSLSAEQVAQAIAAGIKRARPAAEVRICPMADGGEGTLDAMLTRGGERRTLSVRGAAGPVREALTGLLADGSAIIETAEVVGITDPVGMGVPVEARSTRGMGEAIRALMDAGVRRFFVALGGSSTNDGGAGLLAGLGLKLFDAQDNELDATPEQLARLARVDVSQLDARLSSTQFVGMSDVDNPLTGEHGATAVFGPQKGVKPEQVATLDAALARFADLLEPALGRTARQLPGAGAAGGLGFALHMLGAQFEPGAETVARQIGLDAALEGADWLITGEGRSDVQTLHGKAPFIACRHAQAAGVPATLLSGGVDSAALPRLAEYFSGCFSPAPGPITLEVAIRDAARLLADEAEQLTRLKYGTR from the coding sequence ATGCCGAATTCGCCGTCCTCGCCCGTCGTCGTCATTGCTCCCGACTCCTTCAAAGGCTCGCTTAGCGCGGAACAGGTCGCGCAAGCGATCGCAGCGGGCATCAAGCGCGCCCGTCCCGCCGCGGAGGTGCGCATCTGCCCGATGGCCGACGGCGGCGAAGGCACACTCGACGCCATGCTCACGCGCGGCGGCGAACGCCGCACGCTGAGCGTGCGCGGCGCGGCTGGTCCGGTGCGCGAGGCGCTCACGGGCCTGCTCGCCGACGGCAGCGCGATCATCGAAACGGCGGAGGTCGTCGGCATCACGGATCCGGTGGGCATGGGCGTGCCCGTCGAGGCGCGCAGCACACGCGGCATGGGCGAGGCGATTCGCGCGCTGATGGACGCCGGCGTGCGGCGCTTTTTCGTCGCGCTCGGCGGCAGCAGCACCAACGACGGCGGCGCGGGCCTGTTGGCCGGCCTCGGTCTCAAGCTGTTCGACGCACAAGACAATGAACTCGACGCCACGCCGGAACAACTCGCGCGTCTCGCACGAGTCGACGTGTCGCAGCTCGACGCGCGTTTATCGAGCACGCAGTTCGTCGGCATGTCGGACGTGGACAATCCGCTTACCGGCGAACACGGCGCAACCGCGGTATTCGGTCCGCAAAAGGGTGTGAAACCGGAACAGGTTGCCACGCTCGACGCAGCGCTCGCCCGCTTCGCCGATCTGCTCGAACCAGCGCTCGGCCGCACGGCGCGCCAGCTGCCCGGCGCGGGCGCCGCGGGCGGCCTCGGCTTCGCGTTGCATATGCTCGGCGCGCAGTTCGAACCCGGCGCGGAAACCGTCGCGCGGCAAATCGGTCTGGACGCCGCGCTCGAAGGCGCCGATTGGCTGATCACCGGCGAAGGCCGTTCGGATGTGCAAACGCTGCATGGCAAGGCGCCCTTCATCGCCTGCCGTCATGCACAGGCAGCGGGCGTGCCGGCCACGCTTCTCTCCGGCGGAGTCGACTCAGCCGCCTTGCCGCGCCTTGCCGAATATTTCAGCGGTTGTTTCTCGCCGGCGCCCGGCCCGATCACGCTCGAAGTCGCGATTCGCGACGCGGCGCGTCTGTTGGCGGACGAAGCCGAACAGTTGACGCGCCTGAAATACGGCACGCGTTGA